A segment of the Lactobacillus sp. ESL0700 genome:
CATTAGCCCGAATAATTCTAAAAAAGCCGCAAGTGATTTTTGCGGATGAGCCGACTGGGTCCCTTGATGCCGAAAACGGCAAGGTGGTCCTGCATTCTTTACTAAATGACTTTGGCAGGGATGCAACTGTCATTATTGCAACTCATGCCCAAGAAGTCTGGCAGCAATGTGACTATGTAATTACAATTGAAAATAAGCAAATTCGGTTAAGAGAAAACAATAACGTAGCTTCCTGTTAAAAATTCTATAAGATATTGACAATATAATATGAACATGTTATTTTAAATATGCTTAATACTGTATTATTGATATAGAACACTTGAATTGATGACGGAGATCAAAATGAAGCATATTGAAAATTTTTTCTTAAATAGTGTAGTTGTAATGGTAGCGCTAGTTGCACTTTTGTCGATGATTCATATCCCGCTTGTCGATGAGGTTAAGGATTACTTTAATCCATTTATTACGGTGCAAACCGACTATGCCAAGGTACCTAAAGGTACGCAGGATTATCGTAATATTCAGGCCTTGGATAGAGATGGTAACAAGCTGTCTTACAAGCTTGAGGAATTTGGTGGCTATGATCCTAATCAGCAATATGTTGTTGTTAAGCATAAGGGACAATTTGTAAAACATATTGATTATATCTCAAAAAGTAAAATGCCAATTGCAAAAGATTAAATACAAAAATACCAGATAGGTTTTAAAGCTTATCTGGTATTTTTATTTCATCTTACTAAACTGCTAGTTAAAATTTTACTGATGGCAGGGTCTTTATAAATTGCGACAACATCATATTGCAGACTAGGAATATTTGGTAAGTAGCAAACATCTTGCCCATAGTTAGTGGGGATTGGCAATTCTTTAGGATAGATTGCCATGCCGTGATTGAGCACAATATTGGCTAGTGCCGCGTCGAAACTATCGAGATAGATAACAGGATCATAGGCAATATTCATCTCTTTTAGGATCAGCCTAATCTTAGTTTGGACGTCATTGTTATCAGTCGCCGACCATTTTTGTAAAAATAATGGTTGGCTAGTGCTACTTTCTTGGGAATTTTTGTTGACTAAAACGCCAAAGTTGGCAGTGCCAATGCTCTTAAGATGAATATCCTTGATCTTGCTGACAGCTGTCGCAAAGCCGATTAAAATATCGTAATCACTTGCATCAAGCTTAGGAATACTGCCGGCAAAGTTTTCCGTATCTAATTGCAGCTGAATCTTTGGTATTGTTTCTTTCAAGTTTTGCGCTAACCGGATTGCCCAATGACCAAAGCCGCGCAAATAATGAATTCGCAAAGTACTGTATGAGTTATTGAGCTGGCTGACTTTCTCGCCAAAATTATAGTAATGCTTGAGCAAGGCAACAGAATAATGATAAAAGTTGACACCTGCAGGAGTAACTTTAAAGTGCGACGTGGAACGGTCAATCAGCTTAATGTTAATCTCTTTTTCCAAGTTTTTGACAGCATTGCTGATGGCAGTTTGCGAAACAAAATTTCTTTTGGCAGCTGGTGTAAAGCCTTGCGTTTCAACCACATCAACGAAATATTTAATCGCCATCAAATTATATTTCATTAGTTTTCCTCGATTCATAACTTCAACTAATAAGTTATT
Coding sequences within it:
- a CDS encoding YxeA family protein, with the translated sequence MKHIENFFLNSVVVMVALVALLSMIHIPLVDEVKDYFNPFITVQTDYAKVPKGTQDYRNIQALDRDGNKLSYKLEEFGGYDPNQQYVVVKHKGQFVKHIDYISKSKMPIAKD
- a CDS encoding LysR family transcriptional regulator, with protein sequence MKYNLMAIKYFVDVVETQGFTPAAKRNFVSQTAISNAVKNLEKEINIKLIDRSTSHFKVTPAGVNFYHYSVALLKHYYNFGEKVSQLNNSYSTLRIHYLRGFGHWAIRLAQNLKETIPKIQLQLDTENFAGSIPKLDASDYDILIGFATAVSKIKDIHLKSIGTANFGVLVNKNSQESSTSQPLFLQKWSATDNNDVQTKIRLILKEMNIAYDPVIYLDSFDAALANIVLNHGMAIYPKELPIPTNYGQDVCYLPNIPSLQYDVVAIYKDPAISKILTSSLVR